The DNA region AAGCTCACCAATGAATTGAAAATACCGGCGAAATCGCCGGTATTTTTGTATTGCGCGGATAAGGAAACTTCCCTATAATTCGCGCTTCGCGTAGCGGCTGAATCAGAGATTGGCTGCTACAACTTTAAACTTACTCTTATTAGGAGAGAATTATGTCTCTGAATGCAGAAACTAAAGCAGCAATCGTTGCAGAATACGCACAAGGCGAAGGCGACACTGGTTCACCAGAAGTTCAAGTAGCTCTACTTACAGCTTCTATCAACCACCTACAAGGTCACTTCAAAGCACACAAAGGCGATCACCACAGCCGTCGTGGTCTTCTACGTATGGTTTCTCGTCGTCGTAAGCTTCTAGATTACCTAAAAGGTAAAAATCTAGCTCGCTACCAAGACCTAATCAAGCGTCTAGGCCTACGTCGCTAATAAGCGACTGCATAGCAGTTTGTCTAAAAGGGGCTTTATGCCCCTTTTTTGTTGCCCGTTACTTATTTTGGCTGCTATAGCTTAGCCAAATCAAACTTATGCCGTTATACTACACGCGGCTAAATCTCGTTTTGAGATTTTCACTAAGCTCATCGTATTACAGTCAACCACGTCGACCAAAAGGTCGCGACTATTAAAAGTGTACTTCAGTCTGACTCAGTCCATTTTTACTAGTCGCGATTCGTAATACCTTGAGTGTCAATTAACACACTCTGAGGCGCCTTTATTCGTAAAGAACGCTCGGAAACAAGGAATAACAATGTTCGAAAAACCAGTTGTTAAAACGTTCCAGTACGGTAACCACACAGTTACTCTAGAAACTGGCGTTATCGCACGTCAAGCTACGGCTGCAGTAATGGTTACAATGGACGATACAGCAGTATTCGTTTCAGTTGTAGGTAAGAAAGAAGCGGTTGCAGGCCAAGATTTCTTCCCACTAACAGTAAACTACCAAGAGCGTACTTACGCGGCAGGTAAAATCCCTGGTGGTTTCTTCAAGCGTGAAGGCCGTCCTTCTGAAGGCGAAACGCTAACAGCTCGTCTAATTGACCGCCCAATTCGTCCACTATTCCCAGATGCATTCAAAAACGAAGTTCAGGTTATCGCGACAGTAATGTCTGTAAACCCAGACGTTCAGCCAGATATCGTAACAATGATCGGTACTTCTGCTGCGCTTGCTATCTCTGGTATCCCGTTCAACGGTCCTATCGGTGCTGCGCGTGTTGGTCACGTTGATGGTCAACTTGTTCTAAACCCAAGCAACACAGAGCTAGATGCATCTAAACTAGACCTAGTGGTTGCAGGTACAGAATCTGCGGTACTAATGGTTGAATCAGAAGCGGACAACCTAACTGAAGAAGAAATGCTAGCTGCGGTTGTTTACGGTCACGACCAACAACAAGTTGTTATCAACGCGATTAACGAATTCAAAGCTGAAGTTGCTACTCCTGCTTGGGATTGGGTTGCTCCTGAAGAGAACACTGCGCTTAACAACAAGATTGCTGAGCTAGCAGAAGTGAAACTTGTTGAAGCTTACCAAATCACAGAAAAGATGGCTCGTTACGACCGCATTCACGAAATCGCGGCAGAAGTAAACGAAGTTCTACTTGCTGAAGATCCAGAAGCGAACACAAAAGAAATCCACACTATCTTCCACGATCTAGAGAAGACAGTTGTACGTCGTAGCATCATTGCTGGTAACCCACGTATCGATGGTCGTGAGAAAGACATGGTTCGTGCGCTAGACGTACGTACTGGCGTTCTTCCACGTACTCACGGTAGCGCGCTATTCACTCGTGGTGAAACTCAAGCGATCGTTACAGCGACTCTAGGTACACAACGTGACGCTCAAATCATTGATGAGCTAACTGGTGAGCGTAAAGATCACTTCCTACTACACTACAACTTCCCTCCATACTGTGTAGGTGAAACAGGTTTTGTAGGTTCTCCTAAGCGTCGTGAGATCGGCCACGGTAAACTGGCTAAGCGTGGTATCGCTGCAGTAATGCCATCTGTAGATGAGTTCCCATACACAGTACGTGTTGTATCAGAAATCACAGAATCTAACGGTTCTTCATCAATGGCTTCTGTATGTGGTACTTCTCTTGCTCTTATGGATGCAGGTGTGCCAATCAAGTCTTCTGTTGCGGGTATCGCAATGGGTCTTGTTAAAGAAGGTGACGATTTCGTTGTTCTTTCTGACATCCTTGGTGACGAAGACCACCTAGGTGATATGGACTTTAAAGTAGCAGGTACTCAATCTGGTATCACTGCACTTCAAATGGACATCAAAATCGAAGGTATCACTAAAGAGATCATGCAAATTGCGCTTAACCAAGCTCAAGGTGCACGTAAGCACATCCTATCTGTAATGGATGAAGCAATCTCTGGTGCTCGTGAAGACATCTCTGAATTTGCTCCTCGCATTCATACAATGAAGATCAGCTCAGAGAAGATCAAAGACGTTATCGGTAAAGGTGGTGCAGTTATCCGTGCTCTAACGGAAGAAACTGGTACAACTATCGAAATCGAAGACGACGGTACTATCAAGATTGCAGCAACTGAAGGTGCTGCAGCGAAAGAAGCTATCCGCCGTATCGAAGAGATCACTGCTGAAGTTGAAGTAGGCCGTATCTACACTGGTAAAGTAGCTCGTCTAGCTGACTTTGGTGCATTCGTTACTATCCTTCCAGGTAAAGATGGTCTAGTACATATCTCACAAATCGCTGAGAAGCGTGT from Vibrio hyugaensis includes:
- the rpsO gene encoding 30S ribosomal protein S15; protein product: MSLNAETKAAIVAEYAQGEGDTGSPEVQVALLTASINHLQGHFKAHKGDHHSRRGLLRMVSRRRKLLDYLKGKNLARYQDLIKRLGLRR
- the pnp gene encoding polyribonucleotide nucleotidyltransferase, translated to MFEKPVVKTFQYGNHTVTLETGVIARQATAAVMVTMDDTAVFVSVVGKKEAVAGQDFFPLTVNYQERTYAAGKIPGGFFKREGRPSEGETLTARLIDRPIRPLFPDAFKNEVQVIATVMSVNPDVQPDIVTMIGTSAALAISGIPFNGPIGAARVGHVDGQLVLNPSNTELDASKLDLVVAGTESAVLMVESEADNLTEEEMLAAVVYGHDQQQVVINAINEFKAEVATPAWDWVAPEENTALNNKIAELAEVKLVEAYQITEKMARYDRIHEIAAEVNEVLLAEDPEANTKEIHTIFHDLEKTVVRRSIIAGNPRIDGREKDMVRALDVRTGVLPRTHGSALFTRGETQAIVTATLGTQRDAQIIDELTGERKDHFLLHYNFPPYCVGETGFVGSPKRREIGHGKLAKRGIAAVMPSVDEFPYTVRVVSEITESNGSSSMASVCGTSLALMDAGVPIKSSVAGIAMGLVKEGDDFVVLSDILGDEDHLGDMDFKVAGTQSGITALQMDIKIEGITKEIMQIALNQAQGARKHILSVMDEAISGAREDISEFAPRIHTMKISSEKIKDVIGKGGAVIRALTEETGTTIEIEDDGTIKIAATEGAAAKEAIRRIEEITAEVEVGRIYTGKVARLADFGAFVTILPGKDGLVHISQIAEKRVEKVSDYLAEGQEVQVKVLEIDRQGRVRLSMKEAVEKPAEEASDASEAKGE